A stretch of the Papaver somniferum cultivar HN1 chromosome 6, ASM357369v1, whole genome shotgun sequence genome encodes the following:
- the LOC113291306 gene encoding uncharacterized protein LOC113291306, producing the protein MVEAIQQAIKIERRVLSTSRQANPRQARYQYYYKSVGPYNSSYGYQSEKDSTVFVDPYSHGSTIFVDPHDRSASQPYQQHQTTSVPADNAPMMNISSAKLPQANPQRDFARNTRGNQFQQNFPPSSKPSNPYSKFRGDKCNKCNQTGHTSSDCRKFHAYINETQEETQAEEELGDDQIYLWPLQSSSSLKEPADKKTTALVATIVQSLNTNSLSSHEVTKPMVEIPDKVQPLLSSFSDLLLTELPNVLPPLKILQHQIDFIPGSFIPNQPHYRLSPKEHEILQGQVDDLLQKGLIRLSKSPCDSPTFLVDKKDGGYRMCIDCRALNRLTIPYRFPTPRIDDMIDTFFGAKVFTKLDLRSGYHQIHIREDTSIYVDHSKIKAIVYWPTSTSIREVHSFLGLTSFYRRFVRNFSTIATDKSFNLLKEKLCSAPVLAMPNFDKPFEIHCDASIIGIGVVLSQEGHPSDYYSENNSDTRKKWSTYELELVALVQALKNWHLYLIHSDFVVNNDNQALKFLKTSAKVNRMHDRRAHLLVTLKHETLAFDFLKDIYGKDKYFKNLWEKCGSSTGSVDDYLIQDGFIFKGNRSCIPHCSLRLHLIQELHGSGLGGHFGRDNTIALIEERYFCPSLK; encoded by the exons ATGGTTGAAGCTATACAACAAGCCATTAAAATTGAAAGGCGTGTCCTCAGTACTTCTAGACAAGCAAATCCACGACAAGCTcgttatcaatattattataaaTCTGTCGGACCATATAATTCTTCTTATGGTTACcaaagtgaaaaggattcaacagTCTTTGTTGATCCATATTCACATGGGTCAACTATCTTTGTTGATCCACATGACAGAAGTGCAAGCCAACCATATCAGCAACACCAAACAACATCTGTTCCTGCAGACAATGCTCCAATGATGAATATATCATCTGCTAAGCTACCTCAGGCTAATCCGCAACGAGATTTTGCTCGCAATACTAGAggtaatcaatttcaacaaaacttTCCACCATCGTCTAAACCCTCTAATCCTTATTCAAAGTTTCGAGGAGATAAATGTAACAAGTGCAACCAAACTGGCcatacttctagtgattgtcgcaAGTTTCATGCTTACATTAATGAAACTCAAGAAGAAACACAAGCAGAAGAAGAATTAGGAGATGATCA GATTTACTTGTGGCCtttacaatcttcttcttctctcaaagAACCAGCAGACAAGAAGACAACTGCGTTAGTAGCTACTATTGTTCAATCTTTGAATACTAATTCTTTGAGCTCTCATGAAGTTACTAAACCTATGGTGGAGATTCCAGacaaggtacaacctttattgtcTTCTTTTAGTGACTTACTTCTTACTGAGTTACCAAATGTTTTACCTCCATTAAAAATTCTACAACATCAAATAGACTTTATACCTGGAAGTTTTATTCCTAATCAACCTCATTATAGGTTAAGTCCTAAAGAACATGAGATATTACAAGGTCAAGTTGATGATTTGTTACAAAAAGGTTTAATAAGACTAAGCAAAAGTCCTTGTGATAGTCCAACCTTTTTAGTAGACAAAAAAGATGGTGGATATCGTATGTGTATAGACTGTAGAGCTTTAAACAGACTTACTATACCATATAGGTTTCCTACACCAAGAATTGATGACATGATTGATACGTTTTTTGGTGCTAAAGTCTTTACCAAGCTTGATTTGCGTAGTGGGTATCATCAAATTCATATCCGTGAAG ATACTAGTATTTATGTGGATCATTCTAAGATCAAAGCAATTGTTTATTGGCCTACTTCCACTTCTATACGTGAAGTACACAGTTTTCTTGGTCTCACATCTTTCTATAGAAGATTTGTGAGGAATTTTAGCACTATTGCAACTG ATAAAAGCTTTAATCTACTCAAAGAAAAACTGTGTAGCGCACCTGTTCTTGCCATGCCAAATTTTGATAAACCATTTGAGATTCATTGTGATGCTTCTATAATTGGCATTGGTGTTGTGTTATCTCAAGAAGGACATCCAAGCGATTACTATAGTGAAAATAATTCAGATACAAGAAAGAAGTGGTCTACTTATGAGTTAGAATTAGTTGCTTTAGTTCAAGCTCTTAAGAATTGGCATCTTTATCTTATTCACAGTGATTTTGTTGTCAACAATGATAATCAAGCTCTCaagtttttgaaaacttcagCAAAGGTGAATAGGATGCATGATAG AAGAGCTCATCTTCTAGTTACTCTTAAACATGAGACTTTAGCTTTTGATTTCTTGAAAGATATTTATGGTAAAGACAAATATTTTAAGAATTTATGGGAAAAGTGTGGGTCTTCAACAGGAAGTGTTGACGATTATCTTATTCAAGATGGTTTTATTTTTAAAGGGAATCGTTCGTGTATTCCACATTGTTCTTTGCGTCTTCATCTTATACAAGAATTACATGGAAGTGGCCTTGGTggacattttggacgtgataaTACTATAGCTTTGATTGAAGAACGTTATTTCTGTCCTTCTCTTAAATGA
- the LOC113291307 gene encoding uncharacterized protein LOC113291307 codes for MCRGHILNALGLNVYNAHRTYGTAKDLWTALENKYKISEASNKKFLICNFMDWKMVDSKSIIDQISDLLLIVNHLKDAGIDLVSSFIVGVIISRLPPSWNSYKKELKHAETDYDLEGLQCHLRIEEDARKRETKDSQQTENHSKINNVQESETSNSLKVQNDSQFKKQYPNKNGKKKGPCYFSKKPDHIARDCRQKKKQMNKEANMVDDSKLVIVVQEANTVADHGSGWWYDTGATIHICKYRNLYKTYEHVVGEDVIYANRLPSKVHGKGTVELKFTSRKIVTLTNVLHVPYICKNLVSRVLVNKAGFEVKFGSDKFVLSKNVNDIGDLKSHVTHGGHKYYVIFIENSTIYSYTYLMKSKDEVVDKFRIYKAEVKTQLEQKIKVLRSDRGGEYYPTEFTVFCQEHGLIHEFTAPYTPQQNGIAERNNRTLIDMVNAILISSGLLNSLWGEAMLSACYILNRVPLKKKKVSPYELWLKRKPNLKRLKAWGCLAYVRKPDPKGPKLGNRAYKCVFVGYSLNSITYRCLILDTFEIIESVKVEFFESMTRTIPTEDIELRKSKRGRIEKNPEPEFKYYLVEGDKNEILSTTMYNMHDEGDPKTYAEAISSRDANFWKEAINDEKHSHLTNGT; via the exons ATGTGCCGaggtcatattttgaatgctttgggGTTGAACGTTTACAATGCTCATCGTACTTATGGAACTGCGAAGGACCTATGGACTGCACTGgagaacaaatacaagatttctgaggCCAGTAACAAGAAGTTCCTGATTTGCAACTTTATGGATTGGaaaatggttgacagtaagtctaTCATTGACCAGATCAGTGATCTTTTGCTTATTGTTAATCATCTTAAAGATGCTGGTATTGATCTTGTAAGTTCATTCattgttggggttattatttctcgtctccccccttcATGGAATAGTTACAAGAAGGAACTGAAGCATGCTGAAACTGACTATGACTTAGAAGGCTTGCAGTGTCATCTTCGCATTGAAGAAGATGCTCGTAAGCGTGAGACTAAGGATAGTCAGCAAACTGAAAATCATTCTAAGATTAATAATGTGCAAGAATCGGAAACTTCAAATTCTTTGAAAGTTCAGAATGATTCTCAGTTTAAGAAGCAATATCCAAACAAGAATGGTAAGAAGAAGGGCCCTTGTTACTTCTCTAAGAAACCCGACCATattgctcgtgactgtcgtcaaaagaagaaacaaatgaATAAGGAAGCAAATATGGTCGATGATTCTAAACTTGTCATTGTTGTGCAAGAGGCCAATACTGTTGCAGATCATGGAAGTGGATGGTGGTACGATACTGGTGCAACCATTCATATCTGTAAATACCgaaatctttacaagacatatgaGCATGTTGTCGGAGAAGATGTGATTTATGCAAATCGTCTTCCTAGTAAAGTACATGGCAAAGGCACTGTTGAACTCAAGTTTACTTCTAGAAAGATTGTTACCCTTACCAATGTATTACATGTCCCATACATATGTAAAAACCTTGTTTCTAGAGTCCTTGTTAACAAGGCAGGTTTCGAGGTTAAGTTTGGATCTGATAAGTTTGTACTGTCCAAAAACGTAAa TGATATTGGTGATTTGAAAAGTCATGTTACTCATGGTGGACACAAATATTATGTCATTTTTATTGAGAATAGTACTATATATTCCTATACTTACttgatgaaatctaaggatgaagtcgTTGATAAATTTAGAATTTACAAAGCCGAAGTAAAAACACAATTAGAACAGAAAATTAAAGtgttacgttctgatcgtggtggtgaatattATCCTACTGAATTTACTGtattttgtcaagagcatggtttaataCATGAATTTACTGCAccatatacacctcaacaaaatggtattgctGAAAGAAATAATAGGACTTTGATTGACATGGTTAATGCTATACTTATTAGTTCTGGTTTGCTaaattctttgtggggtgaagccATGTTATCTGCATGCTATATTTTGAATAGAGtacctttgaaaaagaagaaagtTTCCCCTTATGAACTGTGGCTTAAGAGAAAACCTAATTTGAAAAGACTTAAAGCATGGGGTTGCCTAGCGTATGTTAGAAAGCCTGATCCTAAAGGACCAAAGCTAGGAAATAGGGCCTATAAATGTGTTTTTGTtggatactctcttaatagtattACCTACAGATGTTTAATCCTTGatacttttgagattatagaatctgtgaAAGTGGAATTTTTTGAAAGCATGACAAGGACAA TTCCTACTGAAGATATTGAACTTAGAAAAAGTAAGAGAGGAAGAATAGAGAAAAATCCTGAACCAGAATTCAAATACTATCTTGTAGAGGGTgataagaatgaaattcttagcACTACCATGTATAATATGCATGATGAAGGTGATCCTAAAACCTATGCTGAGGCAATAAGCTCCAGAGATGCTAATTTCTGGAAAGAAgctatcaatgatgaaaagcattcccATTTGACAAATGGAACTTGA